The Lycium ferocissimum isolate CSIRO_LF1 chromosome 10, AGI_CSIRO_Lferr_CH_V1, whole genome shotgun sequence genome window below encodes:
- the LOC132034580 gene encoding uncharacterized protein LOC132034580 — translation MGRTLMDSKKNEIKFRVNDEEETFQASKGIKLPSAYKSISVIDVIDKAVDFKMDEERLDKEVVEDSERLEEDSTPNVEHQRRLNPPMQEVVKKEIIKWLDAGVFYSIIDSKWVRPVQCVPKKGDIIEMLDQVGGRPYYCFLDGYSGYNQINIALEDQEKTTFTCSYGTFSLSRMSFGVCNAPVMFQQCMMSIFSDKVEDFLEVFMDDFFSCG, via the exons ATGGGAAGAACTCTTATGGATTCAAAGAAGAACGAGATCAAGTTTCGTGTCAATGATGAAGAGGAGACGTTTCAGGCTAGCAAGGGAATAAAGCTACCGAGTGCTTACAAAAGTATTTCGGTTATTGATGTGATAGATAAGGCTGTTGATTTTAAAATGGATGAAGAGCGTTTAG ACAAAGAGGTTGTTGAAGATTCTGAGAGA CTCGAGGAGGATAGCACACCGAATGTTGAACATCAGAGGAGATTGAATCCACCCATGCAAGAGGTGGTCAAGAAAGAGATTATCAAGTGGTTAGATGCTGGAGTTTTTTATTCTATTATAGATAGTAAATGGGTGAGACCGGTTCAATGTGTTCCAAAGAAGGGAGATATTATAGAG atGCTTGATCAGGTGGGGGGAAGGCCATACTACTGCTTCCTAGATGGGTATTCCGGCTATAACCAAATTAATATTGCTCTTGAAGACCAGGAGAAGACTACTTTCACTTGTTCTTATGGGACATTTTCCTTGAGCAGGATGTCGTTTGGTGTTTGTAATGCACCGGTTATGTTTCAGCAGTGTATGATGTCTATTTTCTCAGATAAGGTTGAGGACTTCTTAGAGGTCTTCATGGATGATTTTTTTAGTTGTGGGTGA